The Pseudopipra pipra isolate bDixPip1 chromosome 6, bDixPip1.hap1, whole genome shotgun sequence genome includes a region encoding these proteins:
- the ATG13 gene encoding autophagy-related protein 13 isoform X1 gives MDTDLSSQDRKDLDKFIKFFALKTVQVIVQARLGEKICTRSSSSPTGSDWFNLAIKDIPEVTHEAKKALAGQLPAVGRSMCVEISLKTSEGDSMELEIWCLEMNEKCDKEIKVSYTVYNRLSLLLKSLLAITRVTPAYRLSRKQGHEYVILYRIYFGEVQLSGLGEGFQTVRVGTVGTPVGTITLSCAYRINLAFMSTRQFERTPPIMGIIIDHFVDRPYPSSSPMHPCNYRAGEDNGAVYPSVEDSQEVCTTSFSTSPPSQCVFTVTKAHFQTPPPVVTDTLKVPVMGLAFSHQLSSSRLSYQPAALGVGSADMGYPVLFAGGLHAAHPHQLIGPGKEGGVPPIPSQPAHGTQADQERMCTPLDGVHYSAATPSSSEDTETVSNSSEGKCGSPHDLLETIFVRKVGAFVNKPINQVTMANLDIPFAMFAPKNVELEDNDPMVNPPDSPETESPLQGSLHSEGSSGSSTGNTHDDFVMIDFKPAFSKDDILPMDLGTFYREFQNPPQLSSLSIDIGAQSMAEDLDSLPEKLAVHEKNVKEFDAFVETLQ, from the exons ATGGACACTGATCTCAGTTCCCAGGACAGGAAGGACCTGGACAAGTTCATCaaattttttgctttaaag ACGGTACAAGTAATTGTCCAGGCCCGACTTGGAGAGAAAATCTGTACCCGATCCTCATCCTCCCCAACAGGTTCTGACTGG TTCAATTTGGCAATCAAAGATATACCAGAGGTTACTCATGAAGCAAAGAAAGCCCTGGCAGGACAGCTACCCGCTGTTGGACGGTCTATGTGCGTGGAGATTTCTCTCAAAACCTCAGAG GGGGACTCCATGGAGCTGGAAATTTGGTGCCTAGAAATGAATGAAAA GTGTGACAAAGAAATCAAAGTTTCATACACTGTATACAACAGGCTGTCTCTGTTGCTGAAGTCTTTGCTTGCTATAACCAGGGTAACTCCAGCCTACAGACTTTCAAGGAAACAGGGCCATGAATATGTAATATTGTACAG gATATATTTTGGTGAAGTGCAACTGAGTGGCTTGGGAGAAG GTTTCCAGACAGTCCGTGTTGGGACAGTGGGTACCCCAGTGGGCACCATCACTTTGTCTTGTGCCTACAGAATCAACCTTGCTTTCATGTCAACCAG GCAGTTTGAGAGGACCCCTCCTATCATGGGGATTATAATTGATCACTTTGTGGACCGTCCCTATCCCAGCTCTTCACCCATGCATCCCTGCAATTACAG AGCTGGTGAGGACAATGGTGCAGTATACCCCTCAGTAGAAGATTCCCAAGAAGTGTGTACCacatctttttccacttctCCTCCATCTCAG TGTGTTTTTACTGTCACAAAGGCACATTTTCAGACCCCTCCTCCTGTGGTGACGGACACCTTGAAGGTCCCAGTGATGGGACTGGCCTTTTCACATCAA CTTTCCAGCTCTCGTCTTTCCTATCAGCCTGCTGCCCTGGGAGTTGGATCAGCTGACATGGGGTATCCTGTACTCTTTGCTGGTGGCTTGCATGCTGCACACCCTCACCAG TTGATTGGTCCAGGCAAAGAGGGGGGAGTTCCCCCAATTCCTAGCCAGCCAGCACATGGCACTCAAGCTGACCAAGAGAGGATGTGCACCCCACTGGATGGAGTCCACTACTCAGCAGCTACTCCTTCTAGTAG TGAGGACACAGAAACAGTATCAAACAGCAGTGAAGGAAAGTGTGGCTCCCCACATGACCTTTTGGAAACCATCTTTGTCCGGAAGGTGGGAGCTTTTGTCAACAAACCCATTAACCAG GTGACCATGGCCAACTTAGACATTCCTTTTGCCATGTTTGCTCCCAAGAATGTTGAGCTGGAAGATAACGACCCCATG GTCAACCCTCCTGACTCCCCAGAAACTGAATCTCCTCTACAAGGCAGCTTACACTCAGAGGGCTccagtggcagcagcacagggaacaccCATGATGACTTTGTTATGATCGACTTT AAACCAGCATTTTCAAAAGATGACATTCTTCCAATGGACCTGGGGACGTTTTACCGTGAGTTTCAGAACCCCCCTCAACTCAGCAGCCTCTCCATTGACATTGGAGCGCAATCCATGGCAGAGGATTTG GACTCATTACCAGAGAAGCTGGCAGTCCACGAGAAAAACGTCAAAGAATTTGATGCTTTTGTAGAAACCTTGCAGTGA
- the ATG13 gene encoding autophagy-related protein 13 isoform X9, which yields MDTDLSSQDRKDLDKFIKFFALKTVQVIVQARLGEKICTRSSSSPTGSDWFNLAIKDIPEVTHEAKKALAGQLPAVGRSMCVEISLKTSEGDSMELEIWCLEMNEKCDKEIKVSYTVYNRLSLLLKSLLAITRVTPAYRLSRKQGHEYVILYRIYFGEVQLSGLGEGFQTVRVGTVGTPVGTITLSCAYRINLAFMSTRAGEDNGAVYPSVEDSQEVCTTSFSTSPPSQLIGPGKEGGVPPIPSQPAHGTQADQERMCTPLDGVHYSAATPSSSEDTETVSNSSEGKCGSPHDLLETIFVRKVGAFVNKPINQVTMANLDIPFAMFAPKNVELEDNDPMVNPPDSPETESPLQGSLHSEGSSGSSTGNTHDDFVMIDFKPAFSKDDILPMDLGTFYREFQNPPQLSSLSIDIGAQSMAEDLDSLPEKLAVHEKNVKEFDAFVETLQ from the exons ATGGACACTGATCTCAGTTCCCAGGACAGGAAGGACCTGGACAAGTTCATCaaattttttgctttaaag ACGGTACAAGTAATTGTCCAGGCCCGACTTGGAGAGAAAATCTGTACCCGATCCTCATCCTCCCCAACAGGTTCTGACTGG TTCAATTTGGCAATCAAAGATATACCAGAGGTTACTCATGAAGCAAAGAAAGCCCTGGCAGGACAGCTACCCGCTGTTGGACGGTCTATGTGCGTGGAGATTTCTCTCAAAACCTCAGAG GGGGACTCCATGGAGCTGGAAATTTGGTGCCTAGAAATGAATGAAAA GTGTGACAAAGAAATCAAAGTTTCATACACTGTATACAACAGGCTGTCTCTGTTGCTGAAGTCTTTGCTTGCTATAACCAGGGTAACTCCAGCCTACAGACTTTCAAGGAAACAGGGCCATGAATATGTAATATTGTACAG gATATATTTTGGTGAAGTGCAACTGAGTGGCTTGGGAGAAG GTTTCCAGACAGTCCGTGTTGGGACAGTGGGTACCCCAGTGGGCACCATCACTTTGTCTTGTGCCTACAGAATCAACCTTGCTTTCATGTCAACCAG AGCTGGTGAGGACAATGGTGCAGTATACCCCTCAGTAGAAGATTCCCAAGAAGTGTGTACCacatctttttccacttctCCTCCATCTCAG TTGATTGGTCCAGGCAAAGAGGGGGGAGTTCCCCCAATTCCTAGCCAGCCAGCACATGGCACTCAAGCTGACCAAGAGAGGATGTGCACCCCACTGGATGGAGTCCACTACTCAGCAGCTACTCCTTCTAGTAG TGAGGACACAGAAACAGTATCAAACAGCAGTGAAGGAAAGTGTGGCTCCCCACATGACCTTTTGGAAACCATCTTTGTCCGGAAGGTGGGAGCTTTTGTCAACAAACCCATTAACCAG GTGACCATGGCCAACTTAGACATTCCTTTTGCCATGTTTGCTCCCAAGAATGTTGAGCTGGAAGATAACGACCCCATG GTCAACCCTCCTGACTCCCCAGAAACTGAATCTCCTCTACAAGGCAGCTTACACTCAGAGGGCTccagtggcagcagcacagggaacaccCATGATGACTTTGTTATGATCGACTTT AAACCAGCATTTTCAAAAGATGACATTCTTCCAATGGACCTGGGGACGTTTTACCGTGAGTTTCAGAACCCCCCTCAACTCAGCAGCCTCTCCATTGACATTGGAGCGCAATCCATGGCAGAGGATTTG GACTCATTACCAGAGAAGCTGGCAGTCCACGAGAAAAACGTCAAAGAATTTGATGCTTTTGTAGAAACCTTGCAGTGA
- the ATG13 gene encoding autophagy-related protein 13 isoform X7, which translates to MDTDLSSQDRKDLDKFIKFFALKTVQVIVQARLGEKICTRSSSSPTGSDWFNLAIKDIPEVTHEAKKALAGQLPAVGRSMCVEISLKTSEGDSMELEIWCLEMNEKCDKEIKVSYTVYNRLSLLLKSLLAITRVTPAYRLSRKQGHEYVILYRIYFGEVQLSGLGEGFQTVRVGTVGTPVGTITLSCAYRINLAFMSTRAGEDNGAVYPSVEDSQEVCTTSFSTSPPSQLSSSRLSYQPAALGVGSADMGYPVLFAGGLHAAHPHQLIGPGKEGGVPPIPSQPAHGTQADQERMCTPLDGVHYSAATPSSSEDTETVSNSSEGKCGSPHDLLETIFVRKVGAFVNKPINQVTMANLDIPFAMFAPKNVELEDNDPMVNPPDSPETESPLQGSLHSEGSSGSSTGNTHDDFVMIDFKPAFSKDDILPMDLGTFYREFQNPPQLSSLSIDIGAQSMAEDLDSLPEKLAVHEKNVKEFDAFVETLQ; encoded by the exons ATGGACACTGATCTCAGTTCCCAGGACAGGAAGGACCTGGACAAGTTCATCaaattttttgctttaaag ACGGTACAAGTAATTGTCCAGGCCCGACTTGGAGAGAAAATCTGTACCCGATCCTCATCCTCCCCAACAGGTTCTGACTGG TTCAATTTGGCAATCAAAGATATACCAGAGGTTACTCATGAAGCAAAGAAAGCCCTGGCAGGACAGCTACCCGCTGTTGGACGGTCTATGTGCGTGGAGATTTCTCTCAAAACCTCAGAG GGGGACTCCATGGAGCTGGAAATTTGGTGCCTAGAAATGAATGAAAA GTGTGACAAAGAAATCAAAGTTTCATACACTGTATACAACAGGCTGTCTCTGTTGCTGAAGTCTTTGCTTGCTATAACCAGGGTAACTCCAGCCTACAGACTTTCAAGGAAACAGGGCCATGAATATGTAATATTGTACAG gATATATTTTGGTGAAGTGCAACTGAGTGGCTTGGGAGAAG GTTTCCAGACAGTCCGTGTTGGGACAGTGGGTACCCCAGTGGGCACCATCACTTTGTCTTGTGCCTACAGAATCAACCTTGCTTTCATGTCAACCAG AGCTGGTGAGGACAATGGTGCAGTATACCCCTCAGTAGAAGATTCCCAAGAAGTGTGTACCacatctttttccacttctCCTCCATCTCAG CTTTCCAGCTCTCGTCTTTCCTATCAGCCTGCTGCCCTGGGAGTTGGATCAGCTGACATGGGGTATCCTGTACTCTTTGCTGGTGGCTTGCATGCTGCACACCCTCACCAG TTGATTGGTCCAGGCAAAGAGGGGGGAGTTCCCCCAATTCCTAGCCAGCCAGCACATGGCACTCAAGCTGACCAAGAGAGGATGTGCACCCCACTGGATGGAGTCCACTACTCAGCAGCTACTCCTTCTAGTAG TGAGGACACAGAAACAGTATCAAACAGCAGTGAAGGAAAGTGTGGCTCCCCACATGACCTTTTGGAAACCATCTTTGTCCGGAAGGTGGGAGCTTTTGTCAACAAACCCATTAACCAG GTGACCATGGCCAACTTAGACATTCCTTTTGCCATGTTTGCTCCCAAGAATGTTGAGCTGGAAGATAACGACCCCATG GTCAACCCTCCTGACTCCCCAGAAACTGAATCTCCTCTACAAGGCAGCTTACACTCAGAGGGCTccagtggcagcagcacagggaacaccCATGATGACTTTGTTATGATCGACTTT AAACCAGCATTTTCAAAAGATGACATTCTTCCAATGGACCTGGGGACGTTTTACCGTGAGTTTCAGAACCCCCCTCAACTCAGCAGCCTCTCCATTGACATTGGAGCGCAATCCATGGCAGAGGATTTG GACTCATTACCAGAGAAGCTGGCAGTCCACGAGAAAAACGTCAAAGAATTTGATGCTTTTGTAGAAACCTTGCAGTGA
- the ATG13 gene encoding autophagy-related protein 13 isoform X5: MDTDLSSQDRKDLDKFIKFFALKTVQVIVQARLGEKICTRSSSSPTGSDWFNLAIKDIPEVTHEAKKALAGQLPAVGRSMCVEISLKTSEGDSMELEIWCLEMNEKCDKEIKVSYTVYNRLSLLLKSLLAITRVTPAYRLSRKQGHEYVILYRIYFGEVQLSGLGEGFQTVRVGTVGTPVGTITLSCAYRINLAFMSTRAGEDNGAVYPSVEDSQEVCTTSFSTSPPSQCVFTVTKAHFQTPPPVVTDTLKVPVMGLAFSHQLSSSRLSYQPAALGVGSADMGYPVLFAGGLHAAHPHQLIGPGKEGGVPPIPSQPAHGTQADQERMCTPLDGVHYSAATPSSSEDTETVSNSSEGKCGSPHDLLETIFVRKVGAFVNKPINQVTMANLDIPFAMFAPKNVELEDNDPMVNPPDSPETESPLQGSLHSEGSSGSSTGNTHDDFVMIDFKPAFSKDDILPMDLGTFYREFQNPPQLSSLSIDIGAQSMAEDLDSLPEKLAVHEKNVKEFDAFVETLQ; the protein is encoded by the exons ATGGACACTGATCTCAGTTCCCAGGACAGGAAGGACCTGGACAAGTTCATCaaattttttgctttaaag ACGGTACAAGTAATTGTCCAGGCCCGACTTGGAGAGAAAATCTGTACCCGATCCTCATCCTCCCCAACAGGTTCTGACTGG TTCAATTTGGCAATCAAAGATATACCAGAGGTTACTCATGAAGCAAAGAAAGCCCTGGCAGGACAGCTACCCGCTGTTGGACGGTCTATGTGCGTGGAGATTTCTCTCAAAACCTCAGAG GGGGACTCCATGGAGCTGGAAATTTGGTGCCTAGAAATGAATGAAAA GTGTGACAAAGAAATCAAAGTTTCATACACTGTATACAACAGGCTGTCTCTGTTGCTGAAGTCTTTGCTTGCTATAACCAGGGTAACTCCAGCCTACAGACTTTCAAGGAAACAGGGCCATGAATATGTAATATTGTACAG gATATATTTTGGTGAAGTGCAACTGAGTGGCTTGGGAGAAG GTTTCCAGACAGTCCGTGTTGGGACAGTGGGTACCCCAGTGGGCACCATCACTTTGTCTTGTGCCTACAGAATCAACCTTGCTTTCATGTCAACCAG AGCTGGTGAGGACAATGGTGCAGTATACCCCTCAGTAGAAGATTCCCAAGAAGTGTGTACCacatctttttccacttctCCTCCATCTCAG TGTGTTTTTACTGTCACAAAGGCACATTTTCAGACCCCTCCTCCTGTGGTGACGGACACCTTGAAGGTCCCAGTGATGGGACTGGCCTTTTCACATCAA CTTTCCAGCTCTCGTCTTTCCTATCAGCCTGCTGCCCTGGGAGTTGGATCAGCTGACATGGGGTATCCTGTACTCTTTGCTGGTGGCTTGCATGCTGCACACCCTCACCAG TTGATTGGTCCAGGCAAAGAGGGGGGAGTTCCCCCAATTCCTAGCCAGCCAGCACATGGCACTCAAGCTGACCAAGAGAGGATGTGCACCCCACTGGATGGAGTCCACTACTCAGCAGCTACTCCTTCTAGTAG TGAGGACACAGAAACAGTATCAAACAGCAGTGAAGGAAAGTGTGGCTCCCCACATGACCTTTTGGAAACCATCTTTGTCCGGAAGGTGGGAGCTTTTGTCAACAAACCCATTAACCAG GTGACCATGGCCAACTTAGACATTCCTTTTGCCATGTTTGCTCCCAAGAATGTTGAGCTGGAAGATAACGACCCCATG GTCAACCCTCCTGACTCCCCAGAAACTGAATCTCCTCTACAAGGCAGCTTACACTCAGAGGGCTccagtggcagcagcacagggaacaccCATGATGACTTTGTTATGATCGACTTT AAACCAGCATTTTCAAAAGATGACATTCTTCCAATGGACCTGGGGACGTTTTACCGTGAGTTTCAGAACCCCCCTCAACTCAGCAGCCTCTCCATTGACATTGGAGCGCAATCCATGGCAGAGGATTTG GACTCATTACCAGAGAAGCTGGCAGTCCACGAGAAAAACGTCAAAGAATTTGATGCTTTTGTAGAAACCTTGCAGTGA
- the ATG13 gene encoding autophagy-related protein 13 isoform X8: MDTDLSSQDRKDLDKFIKFFALKTVQVIVQARLGEKICTRSSSSPTGSDWFNLAIKDIPEVTHEAKKALAGQLPAVGRSMCVEISLKTSEGDSMELEIWCLEMNEKCDKEIKVSYTVYNRLSLLLKSLLAITRVTPAYRLSRKQGHEYVILYRIYFGEVQLSGLGEGFQTVRVGTVGTPVGTITLSCAYRINLAFMSTRQFERTPPIMGIIIDHFVDRPYPSSSPMHPCNYRAGEDNGAVYPSVEDSQEVCTTSFSTSPPSQLIGPGKEGGVPPIPSQPAHGTQADQERMCTPLDGVHYSAATPSSSEDTETVSNSSEGKCGSPHDLLETIFVRKVGAFVNKPINQVTMANLDIPFAMFAPKNVELEDNDPMVNPPDSPETESPLQGSLHSEGSSGSSTGNTHDDFVMIDFKPAFSKDDILPMDLGTFYREFQNPPQLSSLSIDIGAQSMAEDLDSLPEKLAVHEKNVKEFDAFVETLQ; this comes from the exons ATGGACACTGATCTCAGTTCCCAGGACAGGAAGGACCTGGACAAGTTCATCaaattttttgctttaaag ACGGTACAAGTAATTGTCCAGGCCCGACTTGGAGAGAAAATCTGTACCCGATCCTCATCCTCCCCAACAGGTTCTGACTGG TTCAATTTGGCAATCAAAGATATACCAGAGGTTACTCATGAAGCAAAGAAAGCCCTGGCAGGACAGCTACCCGCTGTTGGACGGTCTATGTGCGTGGAGATTTCTCTCAAAACCTCAGAG GGGGACTCCATGGAGCTGGAAATTTGGTGCCTAGAAATGAATGAAAA GTGTGACAAAGAAATCAAAGTTTCATACACTGTATACAACAGGCTGTCTCTGTTGCTGAAGTCTTTGCTTGCTATAACCAGGGTAACTCCAGCCTACAGACTTTCAAGGAAACAGGGCCATGAATATGTAATATTGTACAG gATATATTTTGGTGAAGTGCAACTGAGTGGCTTGGGAGAAG GTTTCCAGACAGTCCGTGTTGGGACAGTGGGTACCCCAGTGGGCACCATCACTTTGTCTTGTGCCTACAGAATCAACCTTGCTTTCATGTCAACCAG GCAGTTTGAGAGGACCCCTCCTATCATGGGGATTATAATTGATCACTTTGTGGACCGTCCCTATCCCAGCTCTTCACCCATGCATCCCTGCAATTACAG AGCTGGTGAGGACAATGGTGCAGTATACCCCTCAGTAGAAGATTCCCAAGAAGTGTGTACCacatctttttccacttctCCTCCATCTCAG TTGATTGGTCCAGGCAAAGAGGGGGGAGTTCCCCCAATTCCTAGCCAGCCAGCACATGGCACTCAAGCTGACCAAGAGAGGATGTGCACCCCACTGGATGGAGTCCACTACTCAGCAGCTACTCCTTCTAGTAG TGAGGACACAGAAACAGTATCAAACAGCAGTGAAGGAAAGTGTGGCTCCCCACATGACCTTTTGGAAACCATCTTTGTCCGGAAGGTGGGAGCTTTTGTCAACAAACCCATTAACCAG GTGACCATGGCCAACTTAGACATTCCTTTTGCCATGTTTGCTCCCAAGAATGTTGAGCTGGAAGATAACGACCCCATG GTCAACCCTCCTGACTCCCCAGAAACTGAATCTCCTCTACAAGGCAGCTTACACTCAGAGGGCTccagtggcagcagcacagggaacaccCATGATGACTTTGTTATGATCGACTTT AAACCAGCATTTTCAAAAGATGACATTCTTCCAATGGACCTGGGGACGTTTTACCGTGAGTTTCAGAACCCCCCTCAACTCAGCAGCCTCTCCATTGACATTGGAGCGCAATCCATGGCAGAGGATTTG GACTCATTACCAGAGAAGCTGGCAGTCCACGAGAAAAACGTCAAAGAATTTGATGCTTTTGTAGAAACCTTGCAGTGA
- the ATG13 gene encoding autophagy-related protein 13 isoform X6: MDTDLSSQDRKDLDKFIKFFALKTVQVIVQARLGEKICTRSSSSPTGSDWFNLAIKDIPEVTHEAKKALAGQLPAVGRSMCVEISLKTSEGDSMELEIWCLEMNEKCDKEIKVSYTVYNRLSLLLKSLLAITRVTPAYRLSRKQGHEYVILYRIYFGEVQLSGLGEGFQTVRVGTVGTPVGTITLSCAYRINLAFMSTRQFERTPPIMGIIIDHFVDRPYPSSSPMHPCNYRAGEDNGAVYPSVEDSQEVCTTSFSTSPPSQPAALGVGSADMGYPVLFAGGLHAAHPHQLIGPGKEGGVPPIPSQPAHGTQADQERMCTPLDGVHYSAATPSSSEDTETVSNSSEGKCGSPHDLLETIFVRKVGAFVNKPINQVTMANLDIPFAMFAPKNVELEDNDPMVNPPDSPETESPLQGSLHSEGSSGSSTGNTHDDFVMIDFKPAFSKDDILPMDLGTFYREFQNPPQLSSLSIDIGAQSMAEDLDSLPEKLAVHEKNVKEFDAFVETLQ; this comes from the exons ATGGACACTGATCTCAGTTCCCAGGACAGGAAGGACCTGGACAAGTTCATCaaattttttgctttaaag ACGGTACAAGTAATTGTCCAGGCCCGACTTGGAGAGAAAATCTGTACCCGATCCTCATCCTCCCCAACAGGTTCTGACTGG TTCAATTTGGCAATCAAAGATATACCAGAGGTTACTCATGAAGCAAAGAAAGCCCTGGCAGGACAGCTACCCGCTGTTGGACGGTCTATGTGCGTGGAGATTTCTCTCAAAACCTCAGAG GGGGACTCCATGGAGCTGGAAATTTGGTGCCTAGAAATGAATGAAAA GTGTGACAAAGAAATCAAAGTTTCATACACTGTATACAACAGGCTGTCTCTGTTGCTGAAGTCTTTGCTTGCTATAACCAGGGTAACTCCAGCCTACAGACTTTCAAGGAAACAGGGCCATGAATATGTAATATTGTACAG gATATATTTTGGTGAAGTGCAACTGAGTGGCTTGGGAGAAG GTTTCCAGACAGTCCGTGTTGGGACAGTGGGTACCCCAGTGGGCACCATCACTTTGTCTTGTGCCTACAGAATCAACCTTGCTTTCATGTCAACCAG GCAGTTTGAGAGGACCCCTCCTATCATGGGGATTATAATTGATCACTTTGTGGACCGTCCCTATCCCAGCTCTTCACCCATGCATCCCTGCAATTACAG AGCTGGTGAGGACAATGGTGCAGTATACCCCTCAGTAGAAGATTCCCAAGAAGTGTGTACCacatctttttccacttctCCTCCATCTCAG CCTGCTGCCCTGGGAGTTGGATCAGCTGACATGGGGTATCCTGTACTCTTTGCTGGTGGCTTGCATGCTGCACACCCTCACCAG TTGATTGGTCCAGGCAAAGAGGGGGGAGTTCCCCCAATTCCTAGCCAGCCAGCACATGGCACTCAAGCTGACCAAGAGAGGATGTGCACCCCACTGGATGGAGTCCACTACTCAGCAGCTACTCCTTCTAGTAG TGAGGACACAGAAACAGTATCAAACAGCAGTGAAGGAAAGTGTGGCTCCCCACATGACCTTTTGGAAACCATCTTTGTCCGGAAGGTGGGAGCTTTTGTCAACAAACCCATTAACCAG GTGACCATGGCCAACTTAGACATTCCTTTTGCCATGTTTGCTCCCAAGAATGTTGAGCTGGAAGATAACGACCCCATG GTCAACCCTCCTGACTCCCCAGAAACTGAATCTCCTCTACAAGGCAGCTTACACTCAGAGGGCTccagtggcagcagcacagggaacaccCATGATGACTTTGTTATGATCGACTTT AAACCAGCATTTTCAAAAGATGACATTCTTCCAATGGACCTGGGGACGTTTTACCGTGAGTTTCAGAACCCCCCTCAACTCAGCAGCCTCTCCATTGACATTGGAGCGCAATCCATGGCAGAGGATTTG GACTCATTACCAGAGAAGCTGGCAGTCCACGAGAAAAACGTCAAAGAATTTGATGCTTTTGTAGAAACCTTGCAGTGA
- the ATG13 gene encoding autophagy-related protein 13 isoform X4 has product MDTDLSSQDRKDLDKFIKFFALKTVQVIVQARLGEKICTRSSSSPTGSDWFNLAIKDIPEVTHEAKKALAGQLPAVGRSMCVEISLKTSEGDSMELEIWCLEMNEKCDKEIKVSYTVYNRLSLLLKSLLAITRVTPAYRLSRKQGHEYVILYRIYFGEVQLSGLGEGFQTVRVGTVGTPVGTITLSCAYRINLAFMSTRQFERTPPIMGIIIDHFVDRPYPSSSPMHPCNYRAGEDNGAVYPSVEDSQEVCTTSFSTSPPSQLSSSRLSYQPAALGVGSADMGYPVLFAGGLHAAHPHQLIGPGKEGGVPPIPSQPAHGTQADQERMCTPLDGVHYSAATPSSSEDTETVSNSSEGKCGSPHDLLETIFVRKVGAFVNKPINQVTMANLDIPFAMFAPKNVELEDNDPMVNPPDSPETESPLQGSLHSEGSSGSSTGNTHDDFVMIDFKPAFSKDDILPMDLGTFYREFQNPPQLSSLSIDIGAQSMAEDLDSLPEKLAVHEKNVKEFDAFVETLQ; this is encoded by the exons ATGGACACTGATCTCAGTTCCCAGGACAGGAAGGACCTGGACAAGTTCATCaaattttttgctttaaag ACGGTACAAGTAATTGTCCAGGCCCGACTTGGAGAGAAAATCTGTACCCGATCCTCATCCTCCCCAACAGGTTCTGACTGG TTCAATTTGGCAATCAAAGATATACCAGAGGTTACTCATGAAGCAAAGAAAGCCCTGGCAGGACAGCTACCCGCTGTTGGACGGTCTATGTGCGTGGAGATTTCTCTCAAAACCTCAGAG GGGGACTCCATGGAGCTGGAAATTTGGTGCCTAGAAATGAATGAAAA GTGTGACAAAGAAATCAAAGTTTCATACACTGTATACAACAGGCTGTCTCTGTTGCTGAAGTCTTTGCTTGCTATAACCAGGGTAACTCCAGCCTACAGACTTTCAAGGAAACAGGGCCATGAATATGTAATATTGTACAG gATATATTTTGGTGAAGTGCAACTGAGTGGCTTGGGAGAAG GTTTCCAGACAGTCCGTGTTGGGACAGTGGGTACCCCAGTGGGCACCATCACTTTGTCTTGTGCCTACAGAATCAACCTTGCTTTCATGTCAACCAG GCAGTTTGAGAGGACCCCTCCTATCATGGGGATTATAATTGATCACTTTGTGGACCGTCCCTATCCCAGCTCTTCACCCATGCATCCCTGCAATTACAG AGCTGGTGAGGACAATGGTGCAGTATACCCCTCAGTAGAAGATTCCCAAGAAGTGTGTACCacatctttttccacttctCCTCCATCTCAG CTTTCCAGCTCTCGTCTTTCCTATCAGCCTGCTGCCCTGGGAGTTGGATCAGCTGACATGGGGTATCCTGTACTCTTTGCTGGTGGCTTGCATGCTGCACACCCTCACCAG TTGATTGGTCCAGGCAAAGAGGGGGGAGTTCCCCCAATTCCTAGCCAGCCAGCACATGGCACTCAAGCTGACCAAGAGAGGATGTGCACCCCACTGGATGGAGTCCACTACTCAGCAGCTACTCCTTCTAGTAG TGAGGACACAGAAACAGTATCAAACAGCAGTGAAGGAAAGTGTGGCTCCCCACATGACCTTTTGGAAACCATCTTTGTCCGGAAGGTGGGAGCTTTTGTCAACAAACCCATTAACCAG GTGACCATGGCCAACTTAGACATTCCTTTTGCCATGTTTGCTCCCAAGAATGTTGAGCTGGAAGATAACGACCCCATG GTCAACCCTCCTGACTCCCCAGAAACTGAATCTCCTCTACAAGGCAGCTTACACTCAGAGGGCTccagtggcagcagcacagggaacaccCATGATGACTTTGTTATGATCGACTTT AAACCAGCATTTTCAAAAGATGACATTCTTCCAATGGACCTGGGGACGTTTTACCGTGAGTTTCAGAACCCCCCTCAACTCAGCAGCCTCTCCATTGACATTGGAGCGCAATCCATGGCAGAGGATTTG GACTCATTACCAGAGAAGCTGGCAGTCCACGAGAAAAACGTCAAAGAATTTGATGCTTTTGTAGAAACCTTGCAGTGA